DNA from Desulfuromonas sp. AOP6:
AACCAGGGATTTCTGTCAACGGAAAAGCCTTGAGCGCCACTGATACACGCGCCATCCATCCCCTTCGCTGACAAACCGTAATGAACCGTTCCAATCCGTACGGTAAAACGAAACTTGCCGTGCCACAAGCTCATTCACCACCGAGGAATGGGGAAAACCATAATGATTTCCCAGTCCAACAGAGGCAAAAGCGGCCTTGACCCCCAGGGAATCCACCAGAACTTCAGTCGATGAATGTCGACTGCCATGGTGAGGCAATTTCAAAAGGCTGATGGCCCCAAAAGGGAAATGGTCCAGCAATCCATTCACGCCAGCGGATTCCAAATCACCAGTGAGCAGCAGGCTGTCTTGGCCAAAAGATGCGAATAGCACCACTGACCGTTCATTGATGTCGCCAACCTGGGGCGGCACATACAGACCCAATGTGGCTGAATGATCCAGATCTTCATGCGTCCACCCTTCAGGAAGCGTTTCCGGTGAGACCTCTGCCATGCGGAGAGAATCCAGAATCACCCTTGGCAAATCTTCCTTGGCGAGAGCTGAACGGAAGGTGCGCACGGGGAATCGGGCCAGGACCGCGCCCAGCCCCAGATAATGATCCGGGTGGGCGTGGGTCATGATGACGGAATCAAGTTCTGTTACGCCAAGATGAGCCAAGGCGGGCAACAGCAGGCGTTCACCCACATCAAATGTTTCACTGTAGAGCCCGCCTCCGTCGACCAGGTGGTGCTTGCCATCAGGCGTCGTCAGGAGCAGGGCGTCCCCCTGCCCTACGGAAAACACCGTCAAAGAGATCGCCGGTGATTCAGCCTGGGGAAGAAAGGTTAATAACAAGGCCACACAGGTCAGACCTGCACTAATCCAGTAAAATCTCCGCCAGAGCAAAAATACGACGACCAACAGAACAGATAGCGAGACAATGGCTATCGGCGACAGAAAAATACTCATACTGTCGAGTACGGAAAAGGAAAGCAAAGACTGAACCACCATCAAGACGGCCGAAACGATGTCTCCGCAGGCGGCAAAGGTCAGATTCGCCAGTAAAGGGGAAATTGGTCCCAAAAGAGACCCCGCCAGCGCCAGGGGAACGGCGGCAAAACCGACTGCCGGAACCGCGACCAGGTTGGACAGAAGACCCGCCGGGGAAAACATGTGGAAATGCAGGGCAACTAGAGGTGCGGTCGCCAGCGTGGCGGCCAGAGTAGTCAGAAAAAGGAGGGTACCCCATCGCAAAACCAGAGGCCAACGGTTGAGCTTCAAGGCCGTTCCCACATGCGGCACAACCACCATGATTCCCAGGACACCGGCAAAGGAAAGCTGAAAAGAAACCTCAAATAAAGACAAGGGACTGGCCAGCAAAAAAACAAAGGCGACTGTAGCCAGCAGATGAAGAGGGTGGCTGCGTCTTGAACTCAGACAGAACAGGGCCACGGCAACAGCCATGAGAAAAGCTCGCAACGTCGGGATGGCGCCACCGGTGAGAAGGAGATACCCGCCCAACAGGGGCAGAATAAGCGCCGGAAGAAGCCGGCGCGGCGGCGCCATCAGCAAAAAAGTCTCTGACCGACAATAAAAAAAACGGCCGATTCCATAGAAAAAGGAAGCGATTATACCCAGGTGCAATCCTGATATGGCGAAGAGATGTGACACACCGCCACGGGCCAGAAGGTCACGCTGTACAGGGAGGAGTGAGCTTTTTTCACCAACGGCAAGAGCCTTGACAAAGGGAGACAAATCCTCGGACACAGCCCCGTCGATGTGCCGAACCACCCTGTCCCGCTGCTGGGAAAAAAAACGTGCCAAGGAGAACCCTGCAGATTGCCGGACCAGCACCAGATCCTCAAAGCGGTCCAGAGCAGCCGTCACATAAATGCCCTGACGGGCGAGGTGACGGGGAAAATCGAATTCCCCGGGAGTCCCGAAAGAATGAGGCCTTTTCAGGCGGCCATAGAAGCGTACGATATCGCCAACACGGACAGACGATTCACCTGTCTCAATGAACACACGGACCTTGCCGCGGCAGACGACCCCAATCCGGCGACTGTCGATTTGAGAAGCATCCATGTCGAGGGCAGTGCGGCCCAGCGAGCGGTTTTCTATTGAGGCTACCCTGCCCTGCACCGAAACAGCCTCGCCGCCGGCAAAAGAACGGATATCTCCAGAATGCAAAGGGGGTGAGAGGTGGTGATAAAGAGAGAAGCCGAAACAGACGAGAGCGGCCGGCAGCAGAAAAAAAGCCCCGGCAAAACGGCGCGCCACCAGCCAGGCAGCTGCTAGAACGGCAGCAAGGGCAACAACGATAAGAGAAGGCTCCGCAAAGGAAGCCAACATTATCCCCGCTGACAGAAAGAACAGACAGCTAAAGGCATTGAAGCGTCCGGCTTTCATAGCGTGGCCGCCGGCAGTAAAAAGGAGATGGTATCCACAGCGTCAGGGGGCTTTCGTGACAGGAGGCGATAGTCAGCCATACGCAAGATCGGAGAATTAAGTGTCACCCCTGGGTGCGAATGAGTTCTTCGGCCTTTGCCACATCCTCCTTACAGCCGATAAAGACCGGCGCCCGGTCGTCTATTTGGCGCGGCTGCAGATCCAGAATCCGCTGATGTCCGGTGGAGGCGGCTCCTCCCGCCTGTTCAATGAGGTATGACATGGGATTGAGTTCGTATAGAAGGCGAAGCTTGCCGTCGGGACTCCCCTTGAGATGGGGGTACATGAACACCCCTTTCCCCTTCATAAGAATCTGATTGATATCGGGGACAAAACCACCGCTGTAGCGCAGCTTGGCCCCATTTTCCTCCATGTAGCGGACAAAGTTTTCCGTACCGGGGGAGTAGAGATTGCGCTGACCGCCGGGAGAATAGATACTGCCCTTAGGCTGCATCTGGATATTTTCCCGCACCAGAGTGTATTCCATCAACTGGTTCATGCCGAATTCATGCACGCCACGACCCGTGCTGTAGACGAGAGTCGTGCGGGGTCCGTACAGGATATACAGCGCCGCCACCTGATTTCTGCCCGGCTGCAGCAATTCGCCCCCTTCGTAGATGGAGACAATCGTCCCCACGGCCAGGTTCACATCGACGAGAGAAGACCCGTCCAGGGGGTCATAGGCCACAGAATAACGCCCCTCGAAGTCCGTCGAGATGGGAATAATGTCGCTGGTCTCCTCTGAGACAATATTGGCTACAACTCCGGAATGAAGCAGGCGTTTGCGCAGGATGCGGTCAGAAAGCACATCCAGTTCCAGCTGATCTTCGCCATAAAGATTGGAGGTTCCCGCTACGCCGAGATCACCGGTCCTGATGGAGTTGACGATATACTTGGAAGCATCGGCGATCTCGCAAATAAGCCGCGTCAGATTGCGATCCTCTTCCTGCTCGCGCAAATACCGTCGGAGATCCATCTGAAATTTGGTCTGTCCAGCCTGGCCCATCCACACACCTCCCATGCCATGAAATAAAAACATCTGTAAATTCGGTCATTCATATTAGTCCAAACCCACCCTTCCAGCAAGCCCGCCACGGAAAAAAGCGCGGATATCTTGACTCGGGATATAAAACTGATATTTTTCACCCACAATATCTTGATTTTACAGAGGGAGGAAACCCATGGCAGACGAAAAGACCTCGAACAGCCAGGTTAACAAGACTGAAAAAATCTGGGATGCTACCAAAAAGGGGCTCCATACCGCCGCTTTTAAAGCGACCCAGATGAAGCGTGTAGTTCAAAAGCGCATTGATCTGGCGGCCATTCACAAAAAGATTGGCAGCGCTCACACGGACCTGGGCAAACAGATCGATGACTGCCGAGAAGCAGGAGAGGCGGATATCCTGAGAAATGCCGAAGTCGAAGTCATCTTTGCCCGGCTCGACCAATTGAAGCAGGATGCAGCGGCGCTGGAGGAAGAAATCGAAACCATCAAGGCAGAGGAACCGACCGAACCGGCGCCACAAAAAAACGACACACCTCCTCAAGCTTGAGCGTTACCCACTTGAACAAGAAAAAGCCCCCGCAGCCACATCGGGGGCTTTTTCTTGTTCAAAACGATTTCAGCTTTTAGCGCACATGTTTACGGGGGCGAGGCACGCTGTGCAAATGCTCGTCCTTATATTCACGATCCCTTTTTTTGAGGGCCTCTCTCTCCTCTTCCTCCATGCTATCGAGTTCAGGGGAGTGTCTCTCCATGATTTCGAGCTCAGCATCCAGTCGTTCCAGGTTTTTGTCGAGACCAGGTTCCTTTTTTTCGTTTTCCACCGGGGTGTTTCGCTCGGCCATGATGCCTCCTTGCCACTTCTGGGAC
Protein-coding regions in this window:
- a CDS encoding DNA internalization-related competence protein ComEC/Rec2 codes for the protein MKAGRFNAFSCLFFLSAGIMLASFAEPSLIVVALAAVLAAAWLVARRFAGAFFLLPAALVCFGFSLYHHLSPPLHSGDIRSFAGGEAVSVQGRVASIENRSLGRTALDMDASQIDSRRIGVVCRGKVRVFIETGESSVRVGDIVRFYGRLKRPHSFGTPGEFDFPRHLARQGIYVTAALDRFEDLVLVRQSAGFSLARFFSQQRDRVVRHIDGAVSEDLSPFVKALAVGEKSSLLPVQRDLLARGGVSHLFAISGLHLGIIASFFYGIGRFFYCRSETFLLMAPPRRLLPALILPLLGGYLLLTGGAIPTLRAFLMAVAVALFCLSSRRSHPLHLLATVAFVFLLASPLSLFEVSFQLSFAGVLGIMVVVPHVGTALKLNRWPLVLRWGTLLFLTTLAATLATAPLVALHFHMFSPAGLLSNLVAVPAVGFAAVPLALAGSLLGPISPLLANLTFAACGDIVSAVLMVVQSLLSFSVLDSMSIFLSPIAIVSLSVLLVVVFLLWRRFYWISAGLTCVALLLTFLPQAESPAISLTVFSVGQGDALLLTTPDGKHHLVDGGGLYSETFDVGERLLLPALAHLGVTELDSVIMTHAHPDHYLGLGAVLARFPVRTFRSALAKEDLPRVILDSLRMAEVSPETLPEGWTHEDLDHSATLGLYVPPQVGDINERSVVLFASFGQDSLLLTGDLESAGVNGLLDHFPFGAISLLKLPHHGSRHSSTEVLVDSLGVKAAFASVGLGNHYGFPHSSVVNELVARQVSFYRTDWNGSLRFVSEGDGWRVYQWRSRLFR
- a CDS encoding class 1 fructose-bisphosphatase, whose protein sequence is MWMGQAGQTKFQMDLRRYLREQEEDRNLTRLICEIADASKYIVNSIRTGDLGVAGTSNLYGEDQLELDVLSDRILRKRLLHSGVVANIVSEETSDIIPISTDFEGRYSVAYDPLDGSSLVDVNLAVGTIVSIYEGGELLQPGRNQVAALYILYGPRTTLVYSTGRGVHEFGMNQLMEYTLVRENIQMQPKGSIYSPGGQRNLYSPGTENFVRYMEENGAKLRYSGGFVPDINQILMKGKGVFMYPHLKGSPDGKLRLLYELNPMSYLIEQAGGAASTGHQRILDLQPRQIDDRAPVFIGCKEDVAKAEELIRTQG